One window of the Vigna radiata var. radiata cultivar VC1973A chromosome 1, Vradiata_ver6, whole genome shotgun sequence genome contains the following:
- the LOC106756180 gene encoding probable arabinosyltransferase ARAD1, whose protein sequence is MAERNGPSSIKVGFRKSLFCFFTMASLLFFLSWLFVMQSTYRPNPMEYNLIPNSEHLSALDDSKYQILKQNVESSFANRKLVKHDGGKCHQNDELVVKIYMYDLPPEFHFGLLNWKPGGSSVWPDVRNNIPGYPGGLNLQHSIEFWLTLDILASEFPQAPKARTVIRVQNSSEADIIYVPFFSSLSYNRYSKGKKNEKKNGNKILQEKLVKHLTTQEQWKRSGGKDHLILAHHPNSMLDARMKLWPATFILSDFGRYPPNIANVEKDVIAPYKHLIPSYLNDNSTFDSRPTLLYFQGAIYRKDGGLARQELFYLLKNEKDVHFSFGSIQKDGIKKATEGMRASKFCLNIAGDTPSSNRLFDAIASHCVPVIISDAIELPYEDVIDYSEFCIFVRTVDAIKENFLINFIRGISKEEWTRMWNKLKEIEHFFEFHFPSKENDAVQMIWQAVARKVPAIRLKLNRHGRFSRSPPSTEKGLKSIQLPRNFW, encoded by the exons ATGGCTGAGAGAAATGGGCCTTCTTCGATCAAGGTTGGTTTTAGAAAGTCATTGTTTTGCTTCTTTACAATGGCATCGCTTCTGTTCTTCTTGTCCTGGTTATTTGTTATGCAATCCACGTATCGTCCTAATCCTATGGAGTACAATTTGATACCTAATTCAGAGCATTTATCTGCATTAGATGATTCAAAGTATCAGATACTGAAGCAAAATGTTGAATCCTCATTTGCGAACAGAAAACTAGTGAAACATGATGGAGGGAAATGTCACCAAAATGATGAACTTGTTGTCAAGATTTACATGTATGATTTACCACCAGAGTTCCATTTTGGACTCTTGAATTGGAAACCAGGTGGGAGTAGTGTCTGGCCTGATGTTAGGAATAATATACCTGGTTACCCTGGGGGCTTGAATTTGCAACATAGTATCGAGTTTTGGCTTACATTGGATATTCTTGCATCAGAATTTCCTCAAGCTCCTAAGGCTAGGACTGTAATCAGAGTTCAAAACTCCAGTGAAGCTGATATTATATATGTACCATTCTTCTCATCTTTGAGCTATAATCGCTACTCTAAGGGtaagaagaatgaaaagaaaaatgggaaCAAGATACTGCAGGAAAAGTTAGTGAAACATTTGACAACTCAAGAGCAATGGAAAAGATCAGGAGGAAAGGACCATTTGATTTTAGCACACCATCCCAACAGTATGTTAGACGCAAGAATGAAGTTGTGGCCTGCTACATTCATTCTTTCAGACTTTGGGAGATATCCTCCAAATATAGCCAATGTTGAAAAGGATGTGATAGCACCTTATAAACATTTAATCCCTTCCTATTTAAATGACAACTCCACCTTTGATAGTCGTCCAACATTACTGTACTTCCAAGGAGCAATATATAGAAAAGAT GGAGGTTTAGCACGACAAGAGCTATTCTATCTtctgaaaaatgaaaaggatgTGCATTTTTCCTTTGGAAGTATTCAGAAAGATGGAATTAAGAAAGCAACAGAAGGCATGCGTGCTTCCAAGTTCTGCCTTAACATAGCTGGTGACACCCCTTCATCAAACCGTTTGTTTGATGCCATTGCTAGTCACTGTGTCCCTGTCATCATCAGTGATGCAATTGAGCTACCATATGAAGACGTGATTGATTACTCTGAGTTCTGCATATTTGTCCGTACTGTTGATGCCATCaaagaaaattttcttataaacttCATCCGGGGTATTAGCAAAGAAGAGTGGACTCGAATGTGGAACAAGTTGAAAGAGATTGAACATTTCTTTGAATTTCACTTCCCATCCAAGGAAAACGATGCTGTTCAAATGATTTGGCAGGCTGTGGCACGCAAGGTTCCTGCCATCAGATTAAAGCTAAATCGGCATGGAAGGTTTTCTAGGTCCCCTCCGAGTACAGAAAAAGGACTTAAGTCAATACAATTACCAAGAAATTTTTGGTGA